CCGGCCAGCGCTATGAGTCCCACTGGACCGTGAGCAAGGGTTACCCGTTCCGCGTCATCGGCCGGAAGGGCGATTGGCTGCGGGTCAGCGACTTCGAGAACGACAAGGCCTGGATCTACCGGCCGATGACCAGCAAGACGCCGCACCATGTCGTGAAGGCGAAGGCGGCCGTGCTTCGCAAGTCACCGAATGCGCGCAGCCCGGTCGTGAAGCGGGCCGCTTACGGCGATGTGCTGCGAACTCTCGAACGCCGCGGAGACTGGGTCAAGGTCACCCACGAAGGCGGCGGCACCGGCTGGGTGGCGCGTCGCCTGGTCCGGGGCTGGTAGCCGGCAAGGAAGCTCAGGTCGCCGTGGCCTGGCGCACGGCGCGCTCCCAGCGCGCCATCGATTCCTCGGCCTGTGCGCGGCCCATGGTCGGCAGGAAGCGGCGCTCCACCTTCCACAGCTTCGAGAGCTGGCGCGCGTCGGCATAGACGCCCGTCGAGAGCCCCGCGAGGTACGCGGCGCCGAGCGCCGTGGTCTCGATGACTTCGGGCCGCACCACTGGAATGCCCAGAAGGTCGGCCTGGAACTGCATCAGCAGGTCGTTGACGCTCGCGCCGCCGTCCACGCGCAGTTCGGCCACTGGCTTGCCGCCGGCAGCCACTGCATCGCGGCTCATCGCCTGCAGCAGCGCGGCGCTCTGGTAGGCAATGCTTTCCAGCGCGGCGCGCGCGATGTGCGCGACGGTCGTGCCGCGCGTGAGGCCGGTGATCGTGCCGCGCGCGTCCGCATCCCAGTAGGGCGCGCCGAGGCCGGTGAAGGCCGGCACCATCATCACGCCGCCCGCGTCGGGCACGCTCTCGGCGAGCGACTGCACCTCGGCGCTGCCCTTGATGGCCTTGAGCCCGTCGCGCAGCCACTGCACCACCGCGCCGCCAACGAACACGCTGCCTTCCATCGCGTACTGCGGCGTGGTGTCGGCCTGCGCGGCGCTGGTCACGAGCAGGCCGTTGTGTGAGGGCTGGAACGCGCCGCCCGTGTGCATCAGCAGGAAGCAGCCGGTGCCATACGTGTTCTTGGCCATGCCGGCCTCGAAGCAGGCCTGGCCGAAGAGGGCGCTCTGCTGGTCGCCCGCCACGCCGCCGATGGGCAGGGCGTGACCGAGCAGCGCGGCATCGGTGTCGGCGAAGTGCGAGCTCGATGGCTGCACCTTGGGCAGCAGCGCGGCGGGAATCTTCAGCGCGGCGAGCAGGTCGGCGTCCCATTCGTTCGTGTGCACATTGAAGAGCATCGTGCGCGAGGCGTTGCTCACGTCGGTCACATGCACCTTGCCGCCGGTGAGCTGCCACATGAGCCAGCTGTCGACGGTGCCGAAGGCGAGGTCGCCGCGCTCGGCCTCGGCGCGTGCGCCGGGCACGTTGTCGAGCAGCCAGCGCAGCTTGGTGCCGGAGAAGTACGCGTCGATCACCAAGCCGGTCTTCTCGCGGATGGTGTCCGTCATGCCCTCGTCGCGCAGCTGCGCGCACAGGGGCTCGGCGCGGCGGTCCTGCCAGACGATGGCGTGGTGCACCGGCTGCCCGGTCTTGCGGTTCCACAGCACGGTGGTCTCGCGCTGGTTGGTGATGCCGATGGCGTGGATGTCGGCCGGCTTCAGCTTCGCCTTCACCAGCACTTCGCGCGCGGTGGCGAGCTGGCTGCGCCAGATTTCCATCGGGTCGTGCTCGACCCAGCCCGGTTGCGGGTAGATCTGCGTGAGCTCCTTCTGCGCGATGGCGACGATGTGGCCTTCGCGGTCGAACACGATGCTGCGGGAGCTGGAGGTGCCCTGGTCCAGGGCGAGGAGATAGGTGGAGGTGGTCGTCATTCGGACTTCGTCTCTTGTTGGGTTGCTGCCTAGCGCGCGATCTCGAGGCGAACCTGCGCTGCATGCAACAGGTCCGCAAAAGGCGCCGGTGGCGCCGCGTCGGTGAACAGCCGGTCGATCTGCGAGAGCGTGCCCAGCTGGATCATCGCCGGCCGGTTGAACTTGCTCGCATCGGCCGCGAGCCACACCTCGCGCGCCTGCGCAATGATGGTCTGCGCCACCTTCACCTCGCGCAGGTCGAAGTCGCGCAGCGACCCGTCGGCCTCGATGCTCGACACGCCGATGAGCGCGATGTCGACCTTGAACTGGCGGATGAAATCGATGGTGGCCTCGCCCACGATGGCGCGGTCGCGCGCGCGCACCGAGCCGCCGGCCACGATCACCTCGCACGAGCTGTTGCCGCTCAGGATGGTCGCCACGTTCAGGTTGTTGGTGATCACGCGCAGGCCCGTGTGGCGCATCAGCGCCTTGGCGATGGCTTCGGTGGTGGTGCCGATGTTCAGGATCAGCGAGCAGTCGTTGGGCACCAGCTCGGCCACGCGCTGCGCGATGCGCGCCTTGCCTTCGGCATTCAGGGTTTCGCGCTGCTGGTAGCCGATGTTCTCGGTGGTGGAGCTGGGCACGCGCACGCCGCCGTGAAAACGTGTGAGCAACCCTTCGTCGGCCAGCCGCTGCACGTCGCGCCGCACGGTCTGCAGGGTCACGCCCAGCATGTCGGCCAGTTGCTCGACGGTGACGGAGCCGCGCGTGCGCACGGTGTCCAGGAGGTTGATCTGGCGCGGGTTGGAGTTCACAAAAGCGTCGTGGAGTGCGGGAAGACTCAGAAGCTGTGAATGAACCTGCCGCGCCCGAGCAGCCCGCCCAGCCACGCCCAATCAAGGCGCAAAGCGCAGCCATAGCTCGGACTATGGCGAGCATTTGCAACGCAGAGTGGGTGTGGCTGGACGGGATGAGCGGGCACGGCGGGTTCGTTCGCAGCTTCTCAGGGGAAGGGTACAGGGCGCGTCACTTTAAAGCGAACCAAAACGAACCCGACTAAGGGAAAACTCGGAGGAAAATCGCGCCAAAAGGAATCCAAATGAAAAAACCCGAAAATACAATGGCGCCCTCCAGTGACCAAAGTCACGCTTCAACGGGCCCATTTCCAGTGAGCGATTTCTCCTCCAGTTCGCCTGCGCCAGCCACCGATTGCGACGTGCTGATCGTCGGCGGCGGCATCAACGGCTGCGGCATCGCGCGCGACCTCGCCGGGCGCGGCTGGCGCGTCGTGCTGTGCGAGAAGGACGATCTCGCCTCGCACACGTCTTCCTCTTCCACCAAGCTGATCCACGGGGGCCTGCGCTACCTGGAGTACTACGAGTTCTCGCTCGTGCGCAAGGCGCTGCAGGAGCGCGAGGTGCTGCTCAAGAGCGCGCCGCACATCATGTGGCCGCTGCGCTTCGTGATGCCGCACGACCCCTCGATGCGGCCGGCCTGGATGATCCGCATCGGCCTGTTCATGTATGACCACCTCGCCAAGCGCGAAGTGCTGCCGGGCTCGCGCAGCGTCGACCTGCGCAAGCACGCGGCCGGCAAGCCGCTCAAGGACCAGTACAAGCGCGGC
This region of Variovorax sp. RKNM96 genomic DNA includes:
- a CDS encoding SH3 domain-containing protein; protein product: MFRFIRLPALVLAFVLSWMALPSAWAAPQKQMVSAAVGTLNMRTGPGQRYESHWTVSKGYPFRVIGRKGDWLRVSDFENDKAWIYRPMTSKTPHHVVKAKAAVLRKSPNARSPVVKRAAYGDVLRTLERRGDWVKVTHEGGGTGWVARRLVRGW
- the glpK gene encoding glycerol kinase GlpK; this encodes MTTTSTYLLALDQGTSSSRSIVFDREGHIVAIAQKELTQIYPQPGWVEHDPMEIWRSQLATAREVLVKAKLKPADIHAIGITNQRETTVLWNRKTGQPVHHAIVWQDRRAEPLCAQLRDEGMTDTIREKTGLVIDAYFSGTKLRWLLDNVPGARAEAERGDLAFGTVDSWLMWQLTGGKVHVTDVSNASRTMLFNVHTNEWDADLLAALKIPAALLPKVQPSSSHFADTDAALLGHALPIGGVAGDQQSALFGQACFEAGMAKNTYGTGCFLLMHTGGAFQPSHNGLLVTSAAQADTTPQYAMEGSVFVGGAVVQWLRDGLKAIKGSAEVQSLAESVPDAGGVMMVPAFTGLGAPYWDADARGTITGLTRGTTVAHIARAALESIAYQSAALLQAMSRDAVAAGGKPVAELRVDGGASVNDLLMQFQADLLGIPVVRPEVIETTALGAAYLAGLSTGVYADARQLSKLWKVERRFLPTMGRAQAEESMARWERAVRQATAT
- a CDS encoding DeoR/GlpR family DNA-binding transcription regulator, giving the protein MNSNPRQINLLDTVRTRGSVTVEQLADMLGVTLQTVRRDVQRLADEGLLTRFHGGVRVPSSTTENIGYQQRETLNAEGKARIAQRVAELVPNDCSLILNIGTTTEAIAKALMRHTGLRVITNNLNVATILSGNSSCEVIVAGGSVRARDRAIVGEATIDFIRQFKVDIALIGVSSIEADGSLRDFDLREVKVAQTIIAQAREVWLAADASKFNRPAMIQLGTLSQIDRLFTDAAPPAPFADLLHAAQVRLEIAR